Below is a genomic region from Prolixibacteraceae bacterium.
AAGAGTGGTAAAGCCAATCAACCTACGCATATGAAGCTTGCACTTTGTACGAACCCGAAAACCAAAGAGTGGCACTATTTCCCTCTAGGTAGTAGTACTTCTGAAGAGTGGAATATGAAAAATATAGCTATCGGTCAGTTGGCAGGTAAGCGAATTAAGGCTGTTTCATTATTAGTTGAGGGGGCTGCAGGTAGTAATTATGAGATGAAAATAGGTCGTTTTGCGGTATTGAATGGAACACCAGTGGCTCCAGCAGCAGCATCTAATCTTTCGATCGTAAGTCAAGTCGAAGAGACTGCTGATGTGGCTTCAGTAAGTTTGAGTTGGGATCATTCTTCAGACATCAATGATAAGAGGATCTATTATTATAATGTTTATAAAAAGAGTGCAGATGGAACTCGCACTCATTTAGGTGGAAGTAGTTGTGAAGGATATTTTGTGCAAGAATTGAAACGTCTTCCTACAGAGAATAAGGCTGTGATCGAAGTGGTGGCTGTAAGCAATGACTTTGCATATTCCGATCCAATAACAATTCCTGTGTCATTCCAAAGTGTTGCAACTCCAGTGGCATCTTTTGATGCCAACATTAAGAGAGTAAAGGTCAATTCAGATGTGACGTTTAGTTCAAAATCAACTGGAGCCTCTGTTTTCGAATGGTCTTTTGAAGGGGGAACCCCAGCAACAAGTACGCAAGAAAATCCAGTGGTACGCTACAACACTCCTGGAGACTATCGTGTAACATTGAAAGTAACCAACGCCAATGGTGATGATACGATGGTGAAAGAGAATTACATCACCTGTTTCGAAATTCCACAAGTTCCTATGGAAACTAAGCAGGTGTCATTATCGTCACAGTGGCAAACTATTTCACTGTCTAATGTGTATACTACTCCTGTGGTTGTCGGAACCGTAACTGTTCCATCAAATAGTGCCGTAAGTGCAGTCGTTCGCATTAAAGATGTTACTGAGAGTAGTTTTCAAGCCAAACTGCAGGTGCCAAGTAATAAGCCATTAACAGAGAACTATACAACCCATTTCTTGGTGGTCGAAGAGGGAGTCTATACCCAGGCTAGTCATCAGTTTAAGATGGAAGCGAAAATTGTGTCAAGTGTGAAAACTTCATCACAACCGAATGGATACATCTCTGAATTAAGAAACTATTACAACAGCTATACAACCCCTGTGGTGTTAGGGCAAGTAATGAGTAATAACAACCCTTCTTGGTCTGTTTGTTATACCAGTTCAGATGTGACGACTAATCCTCCAACTGCATCCAAATTGTCCGTGACAAAGCATGTTGGTGAAGCATCTGTCGGTCACTATACAGAACAGATTGGCTATATCGTAATGGAGTCAGGACGTCATCACTTACAAGGCATGGAGATTCAGTCTGGAGTCACCTCCGCTTCAGTACGTGGAATGGATGGATATAGTGCTGCAGGAGCCAATTATACCTCTTTGACAGGAGCGAATTTTGCATCAGCAACCCAAGCAGGAATCAAAGGAAATAATGGAGGATGGCCTGCCCTTTATAGTAGCAATGCAATTCAACCCAATGCACTATCTCTAGTTTGTTTGGAGGATCAAGTGACAGATGTTGAAAGAACACATATTCCTGAGAATATTACCTATATGGTGATGCGTACGACTACAACAGATGCTGTCACATCACGCAAATTAATGGATACCAAATCAGAAACATCCGTGGTTGCACCGATAGATGTTACTCTCTATCCGAATCCTTTTATTTCGGTGTTGAATATTCGTTCATCCTATGAGTTCGCCTTTGCTGGACAGATAAAAATTCGAAATATTTTAGGGCAACAGATCTATTCTCGACCTACGGATTCGGGTTACTTCTATCCAACGCAAATCGATCTATCTTCATTTGACAAGGGAATATATATATTCGAATTGGTAGATGGAGATCGTGTTGTCTACAACACGCGAATAGTAAAGTACTAATAGTACCCACCTTTTTTACATGAACTGTTTTTAAGTTTTTTATAAAAAAAAGGAGCCATTATGTATAATTTTTTGTCTGATATAAATGGTCGTATTTTAGCTTTCTATGTATGACAAAAAGTTGATTGTTGAAAGAGAGGTGTTCTTTGGAGCATCTCTCTCTCTTTTTTAGGATCTTTCCAAGAATTGGTGGAAAACAGGTCATATTAGGCCATGTCTACTCGCTAGTCTAAAGTCTAATATGCTACTGTCTAGATGTGTCCCCTCGATGAAATTATAACTCATTCTAAATCTTCTTGCTCGTCTCTCTACCGTTTGTACAATAGCGTTAAATCCACCTAAAATATCAATGTTTATTTCATTCTATATGCAGTGGTCAAACAGCCGCTGAAAACGGTCTTAAAACCTATTGAAAACGGTTCCAATACGGTGACTTTACATGAATAACGCAAAGCTTATTCGGAGTTGGGCCATAAAAATTGCCAAAATATTGAGTGAACTATGAAGGAACCATGAACTAAGTATGAACCATCACCGTATTTGAACCGTTTGAGAGTCGTTTTAAGACCGTGTTATATTAGGGTGAAATATCTGGTTGTCGATGGTGAAATAGGTATAAGGATAGGGGCATGCGAGAGTGGTGATTTCCTTATACGAAAAATTGACAGCTATTAAATTGCCGTTTACAGGTGTGAGATTGAGAGAGTAAGATGAACTTTGTAAAAGATGTTCTCTCCCCCTCTCTTTAGGTTTTCTCCTTAACTTCTAAGAGGATGATAAGTGTCTTCTCCTAGCTTTGTCCATATTTTATCCATGGTACCCCCATGATTCAGCCATCGATACCCCCGAAATCGATGGACGAATCATGGCTGAACCATGGACAAAGGTAAGAGAAGGTACAGTTCAGATACAAAGTAGGGTAGGAGGATGTACTTTGAAGCTATATCCCACAAGGTGTGATTTTGTGAAGTGTGGGCTTTGGATATGTACTGATGTTGTACCATTGTGATGATGAATATATATTTATAAAGTTCCACAACATTGTTAAGTTGAATTCGGAAAACAAGAATAAACGTCCGAATGATTGCTTATATTGAATCCTGTTATTGACCTATTTCAATATATAAAAATGTGATGGTATAACAAAGAGTGTGAGTGTATTTGTTTGAAATAAAGCGTATTGCATTTATTGGTGTTTGAAAAATAATCTGCGGCAATACTGTTTTTCGGACAGGCCTTCAGCCCTTGGTTGTGGGGGGGCTTCTTTACCCAAGGCTCCAATCGATTTCTTGACCTTGCGGTCAAGAAATGGTCTCCACCATTGGGCTAGGTTCGGTTTCCCCTTCAGGGAACACTTCAACAACAAATAAAATCTGTTTCATCAGTTCAATCTGTTTCATCAGTGTCCCATCCCGTGTGTTTCAACCCTTCGTGTCTTTGCGTCTTCGTGGTTCTTTCGATCTTTGCGCTTCAACTCTTCGTGCCTTATGCGTCTTCGTGGTTCTTTCCCCCTTGCGCTTCAACTCTTCGTGCCTTATGCGTCTTCGTGGTTCTCTCTATCCTTGCGCTTCAACTCTTCGTGCCTTTGCGTCTTCGTGGTTCTTTCGATCCTTGCGCTTCAACTCTTCGTGCCTTATGCGTCTTCGTGGTTCTCTCTATCCTTGCACTTCACTCCTTTGTGTCTTATTTCCCAGATTTGGTGCAACTTGTCACTCACCTGCTTCTCATTTATGAACGGTAGCCACTCTAGGGGCTGCTTAATTATTTTTCCATCTGTTTTTCTAGATGTATCCCTGCTCTAAACATGGATTTGAGGACTGGTTGGATCTCTTTACCTAGGTTGGTGAGGCTATATTCCACTCTGGGAGGTACTTCTGGGTAGATTGTTTTTTGTATCAAAAGATCCTCTTCAAGTTCTTTAAGCTGTTTTGAAAGCATCCTTTCGCTAATATCAGGCATTAGTTTTGCGAGTTCATTATATCGTCGCTTTTCAATAAAAAGGTGCAAGATGATCGTACCCTTTCTTTTTCCTTTAATGCTTTGTATAAATGTGTCGATAGGGCAGTATCCTTTTTTCATGTTTTTTCTCTCCTAAAGGTGTTGATACTCTTAATTTAGAACAAAATGTTCGTATCGGTATCATTTGTAAGTTGTTGTATTATAGTTTTTTTGTTCTCTTATTTGTGTAAAAATAACATTAACTAGCGTATCTACAATGAATTTAAATAATAAGACATATCGTGCTTTTCGTGTTGAAGAGATAGAGGGTAATTATCAGACATCTATCAAAGAGATGCCTCATATGGATTTAGAAGAGGGACAAGTTAGAGTGAAGGTGGATTATAGCTCATTGAATTTTAAAGATGCACTCTCTTCGATTGGAAATAAAGGAGTAACAAGAAACTATCCTCATACTCCCGGTATTGATGCTGCGGGAGTGGTGGTTGAGAGTCAAAGTGATGCTTTTAAAGAGGGCGATGCGGTAATCGTAACAAGTTACGAGTTAGGCATGAGTCACCCTGGAGGTTATGCTGAGTATATTCAAGTGCCAGAAGGTTGGGTGGTACCGATGCCCGACGGAATGACTTCTCGCCAAGCGATGGTATATGGTACAGCTGGTTTTACTGCTGCACTTTCAGTCTATCGTCTCCTGCAGAATGGACAAAAACCAGAGATGGGGCCTGTAGTAGTCACTGGTGCTTTAGGTGGGGTGGGTAGTGTGGCCTCTAAAATTTTAAGCCACCTAGGCTATGAGGTGATTGCAGCCAACTATCAGCTGACAGAGGACCAGGATATTAAACGTATTGGAGCCACGTCTCAGATTGATCGTGCGATTTCGGATGATACCTCTGGGCGTCCTATGTTGAGAACACAGTGGGCTGGAGCTATTGATGTGGTTGGAGGAAATACATTAACCACCATGCTGAAAGGATGTCAGCCATTAGGAAGTGTGACTACGTGTGGGAATATTGGTTCTGGTGATTTTGCAATGACTGTCTATCCATTTATTTTGAGAGGGGTTTCACTTCTTGGTGTAGATTCGCAAAACTGTCCGATGTCTATTCGTAAAGAGATTTGGATGTTATTAGCCAATGCGTGGGCTGTCGATTTCGATGAGCAACTTGTCTCAGAGACATCTTTAGATGATTTGCAACAGTTTATTGATATTATGCTTGACAAGAAGAGTGTTGGTAGAGTGGTTGTCGCGATTAAATAAAGTGCAGTTATTTGTCTCATTACTCCTGGTCCAAAGTGATTGCTATGGGCTAGGAGTAAGCTATTGGTGAAGGAGTTTCAACCATATACATGCATTGATAAAAGTAGGTTAGTAATGATCCAAGGTTGTAGTATTTAATATTGGGCCAGGCCTTCAGCCCTTGGTTGTGGAGTACTTCTTTACCCAAGGCTCCAACCGATTTCTTGACCTTGCGGTCAAGAAATGGTCTCCACCATTGGGCTAAGTTGGGTTTCCCTTTCAGGGAACACTTCAACAACAAATAAAATCTGTTTCATCAGTGTCCCATCCCGTGCATTTCAACCCTTCGTGTCTTTGTGTCTTCGTGGTTCATTTATAAGATCCGTGGTAATCCGTCCAATCTGTGGCTATATTATTTTTTAGACGCGAGCATCGCGCCTCTACGAGGTTCATTTATATCCGCTGCTATTTTTTCGGACAGGCCTTCAGCCCTTGGTTGTGGAGGGGGATCTTTACCCAAGGCTCCAACCGATTTCTTGACCTTGCGGTCAAGCTATGGTCTCCACCATTGGGCTAAGTTGGGTTTCCCTTTCAGGGAACACTTCAACAACAAATAAAATCTGTTTCATCAGTTCAATCAGTTTCATCAGTGTCCCATCCCGTGCACTTCAACCCTTCGTGTCTTTGTGTCTTCGTGGTTAATTTAAAAGATCCGTCTAATCCGTCTAATCCGTCCAATCTGTGGCTATATTATTTTTTAGACGCGAGCATCGCGCCTCTACGAGGTTCATTTATATCCGCTGCTATTTTTTCGGACAGGCCTTCAGCCCTTGCTGTTGGAGGGGGATCTTTACCCAAGACTCCAACCGATATCTTGACCTTGCGGTCAAGCTATGGTCTCCACCATTGGGCTAAGTTGGGTTTCCCTTTCAGGGAACACATCAATAACAAATAAAATCTGTTTCATCAGTTCAATCAGTTTCATCAGTGTCCCATCCCGTGCGTTTCAATCCTTCGTGTCTTTGCGTCTTAGCGGTGCTC
It encodes:
- a CDS encoding T9SS type A sorting domain-containing protein → MKRLCFLTCLVAVLITSLTAGAMNPKKKLKKMPSNQTYTWTKNTSTILQWVPGEGDNAYTRSTVPLAKRRQIVGLKANANARPNEAKVHVLSMSASPDVGRASNRTPHGYLSDELWCFSFWQYVYSYACWDINYAGPFNMKAPPADMIDAAHRNGVRAYGLLGEGPSKWYNILLRKELDGRFRVADKLIDACEYFGFDGYFYNFERSINSTQARLLREFLKYFETASQKRGLDLSIHFYDALTLSGVVSYQNMLNDANKAFFQDGDDLVSDEYFLNYWWTRNSSSSMTSHYPYRSKQKAIEIGRSPYDVYSGIELEKTVNDVLNRNVNTRCMPLVCPKGHPHHTSIGLFNPDATTWRRAKTMDDFYDRSSRFWVGQNHNPKKTVGPWHWKGIANYIPASTPITSIPFVTNFGTGHGKKFFENGKQIRNRPWSNRTFQDILPTWRWMVFSTGAKVAVDFDWSDAFYGSNSLRIKGDVTADNEVRLYMSDLPVSTETNFQVVYKSGKANQPTHMKLALCTNPKTKEWHYFPLGSSTSEEWNMKNIAIGQLAGKRIKAVSLLVEGAAGSNYEMKIGRFAVLNGTPVAPAAASNLSIVSQVEETADVASVSLSWDHSSDINDKRIYYYNVYKKSADGTRTHLGGSSCEGYFVQELKRLPTENKAVIEVVAVSNDFAYSDPITIPVSFQSVATPVASFDANIKRVKVNSDVTFSSKSTGASVFEWSFEGGTPATSTQENPVVRYNTPGDYRVTLKVTNANGDDTMVKENYITCFEIPQVPMETKQVSLSSQWQTISLSNVYTTPVVVGTVTVPSNSAVSAVVRIKDVTESSFQAKLQVPSNKPLTENYTTHFLVVEEGVYTQASHQFKMEAKIVSSVKTSSQPNGYISELRNYYNSYTTPVVLGQVMSNNNPSWSVCYTSSDVTTNPPTASKLSVTKHVGEASVGHYTEQIGYIVMESGRHHLQGMEIQSGVTSASVRGMDGYSAAGANYTSLTGANFASATQAGIKGNNGGWPALYSSNAIQPNALSLVCLEDQVTDVERTHIPENITYMVMRTTTTDAVTSRKLMDTKSETSVVAPIDVTLYPNPFISVLNIRSSYEFAFAGQIKIRNILGQQIYSRPTDSGYFYPTQIDLSSFDKGIYIFELVDGDRVVYNTRIVKY
- a CDS encoding helix-turn-helix transcriptional regulator → MKKGYCPIDTFIQSIKGKRKGTIILHLFIEKRRYNELAKLMPDISERMLSKQLKELEEDLLIQKTIYPEVPPRVEYSLTNLGKEIQPVLKSMFRAGIHLEKQMEK
- a CDS encoding YhdH/YhfP family quinone oxidoreductase, which codes for MNLNNKTYRAFRVEEIEGNYQTSIKEMPHMDLEEGQVRVKVDYSSLNFKDALSSIGNKGVTRNYPHTPGIDAAGVVVESQSDAFKEGDAVIVTSYELGMSHPGGYAEYIQVPEGWVVPMPDGMTSRQAMVYGTAGFTAALSVYRLLQNGQKPEMGPVVVTGALGGVGSVASKILSHLGYEVIAANYQLTEDQDIKRIGATSQIDRAISDDTSGRPMLRTQWAGAIDVVGGNTLTTMLKGCQPLGSVTTCGNIGSGDFAMTVYPFILRGVSLLGVDSQNCPMSIRKEIWMLLANAWAVDFDEQLVSETSLDDLQQFIDIMLDKKSVGRVVVAIK